Proteins encoded by one window of Winogradskyella sp. PG-2:
- the pth gene encoding aminoacyl-tRNA hydrolase → MWKLFKKWLGFGNKIENEETDIMKKFLIVGLGNIGEKYANTRHNIGFKILDHLIKNEEAAFETLKLGDITRLKIKGRTLILLKPSTYMNLSGKALKYWLDKEKIPLENLLVITDDLNLPFGSLRIKTKGSDGGHNGLKDIQDKLQTIKYNRFRFGISDTFSKGRQVDYVLGEWSDDENTKLDERLKVASDVIKSFALAGVNNTMNQYNGK, encoded by the coding sequence TGGTAATAAAATTGAAAATGAAGAAACAGACATCATGAAGAAATTCTTAATCGTTGGTTTAGGAAACATTGGTGAAAAATATGCCAATACTAGACATAATATTGGTTTTAAAATTTTAGATCATCTGATTAAAAATGAAGAAGCAGCTTTTGAAACCTTAAAACTTGGTGATATCACTAGATTAAAAATTAAAGGACGCACGCTAATCCTTTTAAAACCTAGTACTTATATGAACCTAAGTGGTAAGGCTCTAAAATATTGGTTAGACAAAGAAAAGATTCCATTAGAGAATTTATTAGTGATTACCGACGATCTCAATCTACCTTTCGGGTCACTTCGTATAAAAACCAAAGGAAGTGATGGTGGTCATAACGGTTTAAAAGACATTCAAGATAAATTACAAACTATAAAATATAACCGTTTCAGATTCGGTATTAGTGATACTTTCAGTAAAGGGAGACAAGTAGATTATGTACTTGGAGAATGGAGTGATGATGAAAATACAAAATTAGATGAACGCTTAAAAGTAGCTTCTGATGTTATTAAATCTTTTGCATTAGCTGGTGTAAATAATACAATGAATCAATATAACGGGAAATAA
- a CDS encoding bifunctional riboflavin kinase/FAD synthetase, protein MGKVITIGTFDGVHIGHQKILSQVVKLAKQQNYIPVVLTLFPHPRMVLQQDDSIKLLHTIDERILVLKSLGIEDVIVKEFTQEFANLSAKDYVKNILVDELNTKQIVIGYDHHFGKNRSANIKDLKTFADLYDFEVEEISAQDIEDVTVSSTKIRTALNNGEVALANSFLGYNYFITGSVVKGKGLGRTIDFPTANIHIKETYKLVPSDGVYTIKSQIKNRAIYGMMNIGTNPTVDGKTKSIEVHFFDFDEDIYNSEFKIEFLKRLRSEQKFKSLEVLKAQLQKDKVNALNYINSLDA, encoded by the coding sequence TTGGGTAAAGTAATAACTATAGGAACATTTGATGGTGTACATATTGGTCACCAAAAAATATTGAGTCAAGTTGTTAAATTGGCTAAACAACAGAATTATATTCCAGTAGTTTTAACCTTATTTCCGCACCCCAGAATGGTACTTCAACAAGACGATTCTATTAAATTACTACATACTATAGACGAGCGCATTCTAGTACTAAAATCGTTAGGCATAGAAGACGTTATTGTAAAAGAATTTACCCAAGAGTTTGCCAACCTCTCTGCCAAAGATTATGTGAAGAATATCTTGGTTGACGAATTAAACACCAAGCAAATCGTTATTGGCTATGATCATCACTTCGGCAAAAATAGAAGTGCTAACATAAAGGACTTAAAAACATTTGCGGACTTATACGATTTTGAGGTTGAAGAAATCTCTGCTCAAGATATCGAAGACGTAACAGTTAGTTCTACTAAAATTAGAACTGCTTTAAATAATGGAGAAGTCGCTTTAGCCAATTCATTTTTGGGCTATAATTATTTTATTACAGGATCCGTAGTTAAAGGAAAAGGGCTTGGAAGAACTATTGACTTTCCAACAGCTAACATTCACATTAAAGAAACATATAAATTAGTACCTAGTGACGGAGTTTATACTATAAAATCTCAAATTAAAAACAGAGCTATTTACGGTATGATGAATATAGGGACTAATCCTACAGTAGATGGAAAAACAAAATCTATTGAGGTACATTTCTTTGATTTTGATGAGGATATCTATAATTCAGAATTCAAAATTGAATTTCTAAAACGTCTTAGAAGTGAGCAAAAATTCAAAAGTCTTGAAGTCCTCAAGGCTCAACTTCAAAAAGATAAAGTGAATGCTTTAAATTACATCAACTCATTGGATGCATAA
- a CDS encoding HTTM domain-containing protein: MHKFLFKHIDNSGLIVFRILFGLLCFLESIGAVFTGWVRRTLIEPEFTFSFIGFEWLQPLPGNWMYVYYIVMGVFSLFIMVGYKYRFSMFMFAMMWAATYLMQKSSYNNHYYLLMVLSFLMVFLPANRYASLDVKFNPSLKRISMPSWCKWAFVLQLFILYTYASIAKIYPDWLDTTVIALLMKGKASYPLIGELLQQKTTHYFIAYGGILFDGLIIPLLLFKKTRKYAFFASIFFHLFNSIVFQIGIFPYLSLAFSLFFFEPKIIQTIFLKKKEFYNSDKINIPKYSAVLVSLFTLYFLVHIALPLRHHFFEDNVLWTEEGHRLSWRMMLRTKSGNVKYSVIDKETNNAVTIKLSNYLTKKQRRGASSKPDVIWQFAQHLKQDFAKKGKSVEVYVRAYVSVNGKPSKQLIDPKVDLANEEWYHFKHHDWILPSK; encoded by the coding sequence ATGCATAAATTTCTTTTTAAACATATTGACAATTCAGGACTAATCGTTTTTAGAATCCTCTTTGGTTTATTATGTTTTTTAGAATCTATAGGTGCTGTATTTACAGGATGGGTTAGACGAACACTTATAGAACCAGAATTCACATTCTCATTTATAGGTTTTGAATGGCTACAACCATTACCAGGAAATTGGATGTATGTCTATTACATTGTTATGGGTGTTTTTAGTTTATTCATTATGGTTGGTTATAAATATAGATTTAGCATGTTTATGTTTGCCATGATGTGGGCAGCGACCTATCTCATGCAAAAATCGTCCTATAACAATCATTACTATTTACTAATGGTACTAAGTTTTTTAATGGTCTTTTTACCTGCAAATCGCTATGCTTCATTAGACGTAAAATTTAATCCTTCTCTAAAACGTATCTCTATGCCAAGTTGGTGTAAATGGGCTTTTGTATTACAATTGTTTATCCTTTACACTTATGCATCTATAGCAAAAATTTATCCTGATTGGTTAGATACAACTGTTATCGCTTTACTCATGAAAGGGAAGGCTAGTTATCCATTAATTGGTGAGCTTCTTCAACAAAAGACAACACATTATTTTATAGCTTATGGAGGTATTTTATTTGATGGTCTTATAATTCCTTTACTACTGTTTAAGAAAACACGTAAATATGCTTTTTTTGCTTCCATTTTCTTTCATTTGTTTAACTCAATAGTTTTTCAGATTGGTATTTTCCCTTATTTGTCTTTGGCATTTAGCCTATTCTTTTTTGAACCTAAAATAATTCAAACCATATTCCTAAAGAAAAAAGAGTTTTACAATTCGGACAAGATTAATATCCCAAAATATAGTGCTGTTTTAGTTAGTCTTTTTACTCTTTATTTTTTAGTTCATATAGCTCTTCCATTACGTCATCACTTTTTTGAAGATAATGTGCTATGGACCGAAGAAGGTCACAGATTGTCATGGAGAATGATGCTTCGTACTAAATCCGGAAACGTTAAGTATTCCGTTATTGATAAGGAAACTAATAATGCCGTTACTATTAAACTCAGTAATTATCTAACTAAAAAACAGCGACGTGGAGCCAGTTCTAAACCAGATGTGATATGGCAGTTTGCCCAACACCTCAAACAAGATTTTGCAAAGAAAGGTAAGTCCGTTGAAGTATACGTAAGAGCATATGTTAGTGTTAATGGAAAGCCTTCAAAACAACTCATAGATCCAAAAGTTGATCTAGCCAATGAAGAATGGTATCATTTTAAACATCACGATTGGATATTGCCTTCAAAATAG
- the serS gene encoding serine--tRNA ligase, whose translation MLEVAVIKENKEDIITRLAKRNIDATKMVNEAITLDEDRKALQTKLDNTKAESNSLSKEIGNLFKSGEVQKGNLLKEKTRQLKETTKTLEQELNDKVDALKELLYKIPNVPHPSVPNGSSDEDNEEIYNEGNVPTLHENAKPHWELAKTYGIIDFELGNKISGAGFPVYKGKGARLQRALIAYFLDKNTAAGYTEYQLPHLVNEASCFGTGQLPDKEGQMYHDSRDDLYLIPTAEVPGTNVFRDVLLSETELPIGITGYTPCFRREAGSYGAHVRGLNRLHQFDKVEIIRVEHPNNSYKAFEGMIEHVKDILRELKLPFRILRLCGGDTGFPSAMTYDFEVFSTAQDRWLEISSVSNFETYQANRLKLRFKNSDGKNELCHTLNGSSLALPRVLAGILENYQTADGIKIPEVLVPYTGFDIIS comes from the coding sequence ATGTTAGAGGTTGCTGTTATTAAAGAGAATAAAGAAGACATCATTACACGTTTAGCAAAACGGAATATAGATGCTACCAAAATGGTTAATGAAGCCATCACTTTAGATGAAGATCGTAAAGCACTTCAAACAAAATTAGATAATACCAAAGCTGAATCTAATAGCCTATCAAAAGAAATCGGAAACTTATTTAAGTCTGGTGAAGTTCAAAAAGGAAACCTCTTAAAAGAAAAAACAAGGCAGCTAAAGGAGACTACAAAAACTTTAGAGCAAGAACTTAATGATAAAGTTGACGCATTAAAAGAATTGCTATATAAGATTCCTAATGTACCACATCCTTCTGTTCCAAATGGAAGTTCTGATGAAGATAATGAAGAGATTTACAATGAAGGAAATGTTCCTACATTACATGAGAATGCAAAACCACATTGGGAACTCGCTAAAACATATGGCATTATAGATTTTGAGCTAGGGAATAAAATCTCAGGAGCAGGATTCCCCGTTTATAAAGGGAAAGGTGCTAGATTACAACGTGCTTTAATTGCTTATTTTTTAGATAAAAACACTGCAGCAGGTTATACAGAATACCAATTACCACATTTGGTAAATGAAGCATCATGCTTCGGAACAGGACAATTGCCAGACAAGGAAGGGCAGATGTATCACGACTCTCGCGACGATTTATATTTAATTCCAACTGCAGAAGTTCCTGGAACAAATGTATTTAGAGATGTTCTATTAAGTGAAACTGAACTGCCAATTGGAATTACAGGATATACACCATGTTTTAGGAGAGAAGCTGGTAGCTATGGAGCTCATGTTCGTGGACTAAATAGACTGCATCAATTTGATAAAGTAGAAATTATTCGTGTGGAACATCCTAACAATTCATATAAAGCTTTTGAGGGTATGATAGAGCACGTTAAAGATATTTTACGCGAACTTAAATTACCTTTCAGAATCTTACGACTTTGTGGAGGAGACACTGGTTTTCCATCGGCAATGACATACGATTTTGAGGTTTTTTCTACAGCCCAAGACCGATGGTTAGAAATTTCTTCTGTTTCAAATTTTGAAACTTATCAAGCTAATCGATTAAAATTACGTTTCAAAAATAGTGACGGTAAAAATGAGCTTTGCCATACACTTAATGGAAGTTCACTAGCGTTACCAAGAGTTTTAGCAGGGATTTTAGAAAATTATCAAACTGCAGACGGAATTAAAATACCAGAAGTTTTAGTGCCTTATACAGGTTTTGATATTATTTCTTAA
- a CDS encoding tetratricopeptide repeat protein: MQKTFLIILIIFGLNFSLAQNSEALADSYYKKGEFKKALIIYQNLNKEKPYSYKYIYKLVETYQQLEQYDEAENILVQRLAKRQNPTLLVELGYNFQLKDSLTKAEKLYDDAISYIDAKPNYIYSIAKKFEDHSLLDQAIKVYDKGKLLTPDKNYSIQLARIYGDKGNIEKMFSNYIDYIAYKPNYLSNIKRAISDFISENKTNENNTYLRRALLKKIQQEPNEYWYEMLSWLYVQEKAYNKSFSQEKALYKRNPESLDRIIELAITALDDNDDETSKDIFNYILETTQDPSTALTAHQYILEIDTKNASEKELKRIDETYNALFKEFGKSELTLPLQLAYGQFLAFNKKDTDSATSFLRKSLKLNISEFQEAKVKLLLADILVLQEKFNEALIFYSQIQMSLKNSTISQEARFKVAKTSYYKGDFDWAESQLKILKSSTSQLIANDALDLKLLISDNKFEDSLQTALKHYAKADLFSFQNKTDDAISLLDKILEEHKGESITDQTLFQQAKLYEQKKQYNKAEANYLLIIKDWREDILADDAHYYLAELYNTHLTKPEDAKQLYEKIIFEFEDSIYFIEARKKFRMLRGDIIN; encoded by the coding sequence ATGCAAAAGACTTTTTTAATTATACTCATAATATTCGGACTCAATTTTAGCCTAGCTCAAAATAGCGAGGCACTTGCGGATAGTTATTACAAAAAAGGAGAGTTTAAAAAAGCACTTATTATTTACCAAAACCTAAATAAAGAAAAGCCATATAGCTACAAATACATCTACAAACTCGTTGAAACCTATCAACAATTAGAGCAATATGATGAAGCTGAAAATATACTCGTACAACGTCTAGCAAAAAGACAGAATCCAACATTACTTGTTGAGCTTGGCTATAACTTTCAGCTTAAAGATAGTTTGACCAAAGCTGAAAAATTATATGATGATGCCATCTCCTATATAGATGCAAAACCAAATTACATATATAGCATTGCTAAAAAATTTGAGGATCATTCTTTATTAGATCAAGCCATTAAGGTTTATGATAAAGGAAAACTGCTTACGCCAGATAAAAACTATAGTATTCAGTTAGCACGCATCTATGGAGATAAAGGAAATATTGAAAAAATGTTTTCTAATTATATTGATTACATAGCATATAAACCCAATTACCTTAGCAATATAAAGCGCGCTATAAGTGATTTTATATCGGAAAATAAAACAAACGAAAACAACACCTATTTAAGACGTGCGCTATTGAAAAAAATTCAGCAAGAGCCTAATGAATATTGGTACGAAATGCTTAGCTGGTTGTATGTACAAGAGAAGGCGTATAACAAGTCTTTTAGTCAAGAAAAAGCACTTTATAAACGTAATCCCGAGAGTTTAGATCGTATTATAGAGTTAGCAATTACTGCGCTAGACGATAATGATGACGAAACATCAAAAGACATTTTTAATTACATTTTAGAAACCACACAAGATCCAAGTACTGCTTTAACAGCACACCAATATATATTAGAAATTGACACTAAAAATGCTTCTGAGAAAGAACTAAAACGAATTGATGAAACTTATAATGCATTATTTAAAGAGTTTGGCAAATCTGAATTAACCTTACCCTTACAACTAGCTTATGGTCAGTTTTTAGCATTTAACAAAAAAGATACAGACAGTGCTACTTCTTTTTTGCGTAAAAGTTTAAAATTAAATATCTCTGAATTTCAAGAAGCAAAAGTAAAATTGTTACTAGCAGATATTTTAGTACTACAAGAAAAGTTTAATGAAGCTTTAATTTTCTATTCTCAAATTCAAATGAGCCTAAAGAATAGTACGATCTCACAAGAAGCACGATTTAAAGTCGCAAAAACAAGTTATTATAAAGGTGACTTTGATTGGGCAGAATCTCAGCTTAAGATCTTAAAATCTTCAACTTCTCAACTCATTGCCAACGATGCTTTAGATTTAAAGCTTTTGATTTCGGATAATAAATTTGAAGACAGTTTACAAACCGCTTTAAAGCATTATGCAAAAGCAGATTTGTTCTCGTTCCAGAATAAAACAGATGATGCTATTTCACTTTTAGATAAAATATTAGAAGAACATAAAGGAGAAAGTATCACAGATCAAACCTTGTTTCAACAAGCCAAACTTTACGAGCAGAAAAAACAATACAATAAAGCAGAAGCTAATTATTTACTCATCATTAAAGATTGGCGAGAAGATATTTTAGCAGATGATGCACATTACTATTTGGCTGAACTCTACAATACCCACTTAACAAAACCAGAAGACGCCAAACAGCTCTACGAAAAAATTATCTTTGAGTTTGAAGACAGTATCTATTTTATTGAAGCTCGGAAAAAATTTCGAATGCTGAGAGGAGATATTATTAATTAG
- a CDS encoding DUF4286 family protein, with the protein MIIYNVTVNVDKTINTAWLNWMKEHIPEVLATGKFKEAKLTKVLVADDETDTYSIQYRAHSREALDAYYAEDAERLRADGLKRWADKSLAFRTELEVIDEYSVNFN; encoded by the coding sequence ATGATCATATACAACGTCACTGTAAACGTCGACAAAACCATAAACACAGCATGGTTAAACTGGATGAAAGAACACATTCCAGAGGTTTTAGCTACTGGTAAGTTTAAAGAAGCAAAACTCACCAAAGTATTAGTCGCAGATGATGAAACCGACACCTATTCCATACAATATAGAGCGCACAGTAGAGAAGCCTTAGATGCATATTATGCAGAAGATGCAGAACGCCTTAGAGCAGATGGACTTAAACGTTGGGCTGATAAATCCTTAGCCTTTAGAACAGAATTAGAAGTTATTGATGAATATTCTGTTAACTTTAACTAA
- the rsmA gene encoding 16S rRNA (adenine(1518)-N(6)/adenine(1519)-N(6))-dimethyltransferase RsmA yields MSNHNQVKAKKHLGQHFLTDESIAQDIADSLSLEGYNDVLEIGPGMGVLTKYLLKKDTTTHVIEIDTESIDYLKNNYLNLANRIIEKDFLKYDLNLVYENKPFAIIGNFPYNISSQILFKTLELRHQIPEFSGMFQKEVAKRICSKEGSKVYGILSVLTQAFYDAEYLFTVPPAVFNPPPKVDSGVLLLKRKADFKLPCDEKLFFKVVKTGFQQRRKTLRNSLKTFNLSDNLKANTIFGQRPEQLSVSQFIELTSLIENDIN; encoded by the coding sequence GTGTCAAATCATAACCAAGTAAAAGCAAAAAAGCATCTAGGTCAACACTTCCTAACGGACGAGTCTATTGCACAAGATATAGCAGATAGTTTATCTCTAGAAGGCTATAATGATGTCTTAGAAATTGGACCAGGAATGGGAGTACTCACCAAATACTTGCTCAAAAAAGATACCACAACACATGTTATAGAAATTGATACTGAGTCCATAGACTACTTAAAAAACAACTACCTCAACCTTGCTAATCGCATTATAGAAAAAGACTTTTTAAAATACGATTTAAATCTTGTTTATGAGAATAAGCCTTTTGCTATTATTGGTAACTTCCCTTATAACATCTCATCACAAATTCTATTTAAAACCTTAGAATTAAGACACCAAATTCCTGAATTTTCTGGCATGTTTCAAAAAGAAGTTGCTAAACGTATTTGCTCTAAAGAAGGTTCTAAAGTCTATGGGATTTTATCCGTTTTAACTCAAGCATTTTACGATGCTGAATATCTCTTTACAGTGCCACCAGCGGTTTTTAATCCACCACCAAAAGTAGATTCTGGTGTCTTATTACTTAAGCGAAAAGCAGATTTTAAATTACCATGCGACGAAAAACTCTTTTTTAAAGTTGTAAAAACAGGTTTTCAGCAACGCAGAAAAACACTTCGTAACAGTTTAAAAACATTTAATCTATCGGATAATTTAAAAGCAAATACTATATTTGGGCAACGACCAGAGCAATTAAGTGTTTCACAATTTATTGAGTTGACGTCGTTAATTGAAAATGACATCAACTAA
- the mgtE gene encoding magnesium transporter gives MEEIQDNIQFQVTDELIEKVEILVEDQKGNELKELLNDFHHADIAEILDELNLDDAVYVIKLLDSELTSDILMELDEDDREDILKNLSAKEIAEEVEELDTDDATDIIAELPEERQEAVISQIEDEEHKAEIQELLTYDDDTAGGLMAKELVKVYETWTVAGCLRRIRGQATEVTRVHSIYVVDKEEKLIGRLSLKDLIVAKSDQKIADIAKDNVDYVNVNDDEEDVAKVMAKYDLEAIPVVDDNQTLLGRITIDDIVDVLKEEAEKDYQLAAGITQDVEADDSIIELTRARLPWLFLGLIGGVGAFIIMEGFQKAFDSYKVLFFFTPLIAAMAGNVGVQSSAIIVQGLANDDVKGSINHRLIKEMLLATLNGIILALFLFLFVWAWEKDFSTALAISISLVAVIIVAGIIGTFIPLFLGKRGIDPAIATGPFITTSNDIFGILIYFWIAKMILVI, from the coding sequence GTGGAAGAAATTCAAGACAACATACAATTTCAAGTCACTGATGAACTCATTGAAAAAGTAGAGATTCTTGTCGAAGACCAAAAGGGCAACGAACTCAAAGAACTTTTAAATGACTTTCACCATGCAGATATTGCTGAAATTTTAGATGAACTAAATCTAGATGATGCGGTCTATGTCATTAAACTTCTAGATTCTGAGTTGACATCAGATATCTTAATGGAATTAGATGAGGATGATCGCGAAGACATTCTTAAAAACCTTTCTGCTAAAGAAATTGCCGAAGAAGTTGAAGAGTTAGATACAGATGATGCTACAGATATCATTGCAGAACTACCCGAAGAACGACAGGAAGCTGTAATCTCTCAGATTGAAGATGAGGAACATAAGGCTGAAATACAAGAACTTCTAACTTATGATGATGACACAGCTGGTGGACTTATGGCCAAAGAGCTCGTTAAAGTTTACGAGACTTGGACCGTTGCTGGTTGTTTGCGTCGTATAAGAGGACAGGCAACAGAAGTGACTAGAGTACATTCTATTTATGTTGTAGATAAAGAAGAAAAACTCATAGGTCGTTTATCACTTAAAGATTTAATCGTTGCCAAAAGCGATCAGAAAATTGCTGATATTGCCAAGGATAATGTTGATTATGTTAACGTTAATGATGATGAAGAAGATGTTGCAAAAGTCATGGCGAAATACGATTTAGAAGCCATTCCTGTGGTTGACGATAACCAAACTTTATTAGGTAGAATTACCATTGATGATATTGTCGATGTCTTAAAAGAAGAAGCTGAAAAAGATTATCAATTAGCAGCAGGTATTACCCAAGACGTTGAAGCAGATGATAGTATTATCGAATTAACCAGAGCGCGTTTACCATGGCTATTTCTTGGGCTTATTGGTGGTGTTGGTGCGTTTATAATTATGGAGGGTTTTCAAAAAGCTTTTGACTCTTACAAAGTCCTATTCTTTTTCACGCCTTTAATTGCAGCAATGGCTGGTAATGTTGGTGTACAATCTAGTGCTATTATCGTACAAGGTCTGGCTAATGATGATGTTAAAGGAAGTATTAATCATCGGTTGATTAAAGAAATGCTTTTGGCTACTTTAAATGGTATCATATTAGCTCTTTTTCTTTTCCTTTTTGTTTGGGCTTGGGAAAAAGATTTCAGTACAGCTTTAGCTATTTCTATTTCACTGGTTGCTGTAATTATTGTAGCCGGAATAATAGGTACTTTTATACCCTTATTCCTAGGTAAAAGAGGTATAGATCCTGCTATAGCAACAGGTCCATTTATAACAACAAGCAACGATATTTTTGGAATTTTAATTTACTTCTGGATTGCAAAAATGATTTTAGTTATATAA
- a CDS encoding cupin domain-containing protein — protein MKAINIKEKHSLFSKQWHPHRIATVDNMQVILAKIKGEFVWHSHEDEDELFQVVKGTLYMQFRDRTEVVKEGELIVVPKGVEHNPSTKDGEEVHLLLFEKLDTTHTGDVEHEMTQTEYPWI, from the coding sequence ATGAAGGCAATAAACATCAAAGAAAAACATTCTCTATTTTCAAAACAGTGGCATCCACATCGTATTGCTACAGTTGATAATATGCAAGTGATACTTGCTAAAATTAAAGGTGAATTTGTATGGCATAGCCATGAAGATGAAGATGAACTATTTCAAGTTGTAAAAGGCACCTTATACATGCAATTTAGAGATAGAACTGAGGTCGTAAAAGAAGGAGAACTCATTGTGGTTCCAAAAGGAGTAGAACATAATCCATCTACTAAAGATGGAGAAGAAGTTCATCTTTTACTATTCGAAAAATTGGACACAACACATACTGGTGATGTTGAACATGAAATGACGCAGACTGAATATCCTTGGATATAA
- a CDS encoding DUF6090 family protein → MIKFFRKIRYNLMETGKTGKYLKYAIGEIILVVIGILIALQINNWNENRKQSIREASVLEELKQGLESNRSILEKRKLQFKEFQTKSKKLIEHLEAKRSYHDSLDQYFYVPTGNYSFGISYATFENLKSQGLDIISNKDLRLNLVKLYEEDYWLLKDQETKVANAFTNTTLPFTRQHFKLLNGPTYKPNNYNNILENVEFLNILYESNYLAELYFRQCVKVSEATSNVIEKIKNELKE, encoded by the coding sequence ATGATTAAATTCTTCCGAAAAATACGATACAATCTCATGGAAACAGGAAAAACGGGCAAATACTTAAAATACGCTATTGGTGAAATTATTCTTGTGGTTATTGGTATTCTCATAGCTCTTCAAATTAATAATTGGAATGAAAATCGTAAACAAAGTATAAGAGAGGCTTCTGTTCTTGAAGAATTAAAACAAGGTTTAGAATCGAATAGAAGTATTCTAGAAAAACGAAAACTACAATTCAAAGAGTTTCAAACCAAAAGCAAAAAACTAATAGAACATTTAGAAGCTAAACGGTCGTATCACGATTCTTTAGATCAGTATTTTTATGTACCAACTGGTAATTACTCTTTTGGTATATCTTATGCTACTTTCGAAAATCTAAAAAGTCAAGGATTAGATATAATCAGTAATAAGGATTTACGTCTTAATCTAGTTAAGCTATATGAGGAAGACTATTGGCTTTTAAAAGATCAAGAAACAAAAGTGGCAAATGCATTTACCAACACAACGCTACCATTTACACGACAGCATTTTAAGTTATTAAATGGCCCAACATACAAACCAAATAACTATAATAATATTTTAGAAAATGTAGAATTTCTGAATATACTTTATGAAAGCAATTATTTAGCAGAACTGTACTTTAGACAATGTGTTAAAGTCTCAGAAGCTACTTCTAATGTTATTGAGAAGATTAAAAATGAATTAAAGGAATAA
- a CDS encoding 2-hydroxyacid dehydrogenase: MKVLHLDKNHELLLNQLNDLGFTNHEDYTSSKESIEAKISDYDGIIIRSRFSIDKQFLDKATNLKFIGRVGAGLENIDCKYAEEKGVTLFNAPEGNRNAVGEHTLGMLLSLFNKLNKADKEVSQGKWLREANRGLELDGKTVGLIGYGNMGKAFAKKLRGFDVEVLCYDIKDNVGDENAKQIALRDLQEKVDVLSLHTPQTPLTLNMVNSDFINGFKKPFWLINTARGKSVVTKDLVSALDSGKILGAGLDVLEYEKSSFENLFKIDEPKFRWMRKGKKSNLPEAFQYLINADNIILSPHVAGWTVESKIKLAQTIVDKIKAKFC; the protein is encoded by the coding sequence ATGAAAGTACTACACCTAGATAAAAACCACGAACTGCTCTTAAATCAACTCAACGATTTAGGCTTTACCAATCATGAAGATTATACGTCTTCAAAAGAAAGCATTGAAGCCAAAATTTCAGATTATGATGGTATAATTATTAGAAGTCGTTTTAGTATCGATAAACAATTCTTAGATAAAGCAACCAACTTAAAATTTATAGGACGCGTTGGTGCTGGGCTAGAAAACATAGATTGCAAATATGCTGAAGAGAAGGGTGTAACCCTTTTTAATGCACCAGAAGGAAACAGAAATGCTGTAGGCGAACATACCTTAGGAATGTTATTATCCTTATTCAACAAACTCAATAAAGCTGATAAAGAGGTAAGCCAAGGAAAATGGTTACGCGAAGCTAATCGTGGATTAGAATTAGATGGGAAAACCGTTGGATTGATTGGTTATGGTAATATGGGAAAAGCCTTCGCTAAAAAACTCAGAGGTTTTGATGTAGAAGTGCTATGCTATGACATTAAAGACAATGTTGGTGATGAAAATGCTAAACAAATAGCGCTTAGAGATCTTCAAGAAAAAGTAGATGTGTTGAGTTTACATACACCACAAACACCATTGACATTAAATATGGTGAATTCTGATTTTATTAATGGATTTAAAAAACCATTCTGGTTAATTAATACCGCTCGTGGTAAAAGTGTAGTTACAAAAGATTTAGTTTCAGCTTTAGACTCTGGGAAAATTTTAGGTGCTGGACTCGATGTTCTGGAATATGAAAAATCCTCTTTTGAAAATTTATTTAAAATTGATGAGCCCAAGTTCCGATGGATGCGAAAAGGTAAAAAGAGTAACTTACCTGAGGCTTTTCAATACTTAATTAATGCAGATAATATTATTCTATCACCACACGTCGCTGGTTGGACTGTTGAAAGTAAAATTAAACTCGCACAAACTATTGTCGATAAAATCAAAGCAAAATTTTGCTAA